From the Solanum pennellii chromosome 4, SPENNV200 genome, one window contains:
- the LOC107017783 gene encoding dnaJ protein homolog, which yields MFGRAPKKSDNTKYYEILGVPNTASPDDLKKAYRKAAIKNHPDKGGDPEKFKEIAQAYEVLNDPEKREIYDQYGEDALKEGMGGGGGGHDPFDIFQSFFGGGGFGGGGSSRGRRQRRGEDVVHPLKVSLEDLYNGISKKLSLSRNVLCSKCKGVGSKSGASLKCPGCQGKGMKVSIRQLGPMIQQMQHPCNECRGTGEKINDKDRCPQCKGEKVVQEKKVLEVVVDKGMQNGQKITFPGEADEEPDTVTGDIVFILQQKEHPKFKRKGDDLFVEHTLTLTEALCGFQFVLTHLDNRQLIIKSQPGEVVKPDQFKAINDEGMPMYQRPFMKGKLYIHFTVDFPNTLTPELCKNLEAVLPARPKTQASDMELDECEETTLHDVNIDEEMRRKPQQQAQEAYDEDDDDMHGGAQRVQCAQQ from the exons TCACCAGATGATTTGAAGAAAGCTTATCGTAAAGCTGCTATTAAGAATCATCCTGATAAGGGTGGCGATCCTGAAAAA tTCAAGGAGATTGCCCAAGCCTATGAGGTCTTGAATGACCCTGAGAAACGTGAGATCTATGATCAATATGGTGAAGATGCTCTCAAGGAAGGAATGGGTGGTGGAGGTGGTGGACACGACCCGTTTGACATATTCCAGTCATTCTTTGGTGGAGGCGGGTTTGGTG GTGGTGGAAGCAGCAGAGGAAGAAGGCAAAGGAGAGGGGAGGATGTTGTCCACCCTCTCAAGGTTTCTTTGGAGGATCTTTACAATGGAATATCAAAGAAGCTATCACTATCTCGCAATGTGTTGTGCTCAAAGTGCAAGGG GGTAGGGTCTAAATCAGGTGCTTCATTGAAATGTCCTGGATGTCAAGGGAAAGGAATGAAAGTTTCAATCAGACAACTGGGCCCCATGATCCAGCAGATGCAGCACCCATGTAATGAGTGTAGGGGTACTGGTGAGAAAATAAACGATAAAGACAGGTGTCCACAGTGCAAGGGCGAGAAAGTTGTGCAGGAGAAGAAGGTGTTGGAAGTTGTTGTGGATAAGGGTATGCAAAATGGACAAAAGATAACATTTCCAGGAGAGGCTGATGAAGAG CCTGATACTGTCACTGGAGACATTGTTTTTATCTTGCAACAGAAGGAACATCCCAAGTTTAAGCGAAAGGGAGATGATCTCTTTGTAGAACACACCTTGACCTTGACTGAGGCTCTCTGTGGTTTTCAGTTTGTCTTGACTCACCTAGATAATAGACAGCTAATAATCAAGTCCCAACCTGGAGAAGTTGTCAAGCCTG ATCAATTTAAGGCCATAAATGATGAAGGCATGCCAATGTATCAAAGGCCATTCATGAAAGGTAAACTGTACATTCACTTCACCGTGGACTTCCCCAACACATTAACCCCAGAGTTGTGCAAGAATCTTGAAGCAGTGCTGCCAGCAAGGCCTAAAACGCAAGCGTCCGATATGGAATTGGACGAGTGCGAGGAAACCACCTTGCATGACGTGAACATTGATGAGGAGATGCGTAGGAAGCCGCAGCAACAGGCCCAAGAGGCATATGACGAAGATGATGACGATATGCATGGTGGTGCACAGAGAGTGCAATGTGCACAACAGTAA